The sequence below is a genomic window from Halosolutus gelatinilyticus.
TGCCGACGACCGCTGACAACCCGTTTTGTCGAATAGCAACCGCGGACGATCGGTTTCGCCGAAGATAGACCGCTTCCGGTTCGCGTTCGACGGTCGCCACCGGCAAACATGAGCCGATCGGACGTGGCGTTCGATCGCGGCCGCGCGATCCGGCGAGACGTCGACGACGTCAGTCGGCGCCAGGGGACGCGACCGCGATGCCAGCGAGCGCGCGGACGGGACGCGACGTCAGTGCCGAGCGCGTTCGCGTTTCCGGACCGTCCACACTAGTTGCGTTCGGGTGCTCGGAGTCGAGAGACCGGCTCGTCGGCTTCCCGTCGAAGGAGCGCCGCGGCGCCCGTCGACTGCCGCCGATCGAGCGATCGGTCACGAGACGCTCGATCGGTTTCGAGCGGGCGAGAGCTACGAGGATCGCTCTCGGGCGGGGATTGGACGGCGGACGGCCGGTCGGTTCGCCAGAGCGAGATCGCGATCGAGACGACGCGGAAGGCTACCGAAAACGGGCGCGTCGCTGTTGAACACGGCGTCGAAAAATCGTCAGCGTCGGTGCGATCGGCTCACTCGACCGTCACGCTCTTCGCGAGGTTGCGCGGCTTGTCGATCGGTCGATCGAGGAGTTTCGCCGCGTGATAGGAGAGCAACTGGAGCTGGACGTTCGCGAGCAGTCCCGCCCAGACGGGATGCGTGTCGGGGACCGAGAGGTGTGCGTCGGCGACGTCGACCAGCGGGTGGTCCTCCGGGCCGACGGCGACGATCGGCGCGCCGCGGGACTGGGCCTCGATCGCGTTCGTCTTCGTCTTTTCGTCGTCGCCGCCGGTGTAGACCGCGAACACGGGCGACTCCTCGGTCACGAGGGCGAGCGGGCCGTGTTTGAGCTCGCCGGAGGCGAACCCTTCTGCGTGCTCGTAGGTGATCTCCTTGAACTTCAACGCGCCCTCGAGGGCCACCGAGTGGCCGAACCCGTTGCCGATGAAGAAGTACGACTCGCTGTCGAAGTACTCGCGGGCGAGCGCCTCCGCGTCGGTCGTCTCCAGGACGGTTTCGACGTGCCGGGGGAGATCCGCGAGCGCGTCGAACATGGCCTCGCGGTCCGCCGCGGGCGTCGCGTCCGGGATGTCGGCGGCGATGCGCTGGGTGAGCAGCGCGAGCGTGACCGCCTGCGAGGAGTAGGTCTTCGTTGCCGCGACGCCGACCTCCGGCCCGGCCCGGATGTAGATCGCGTCGTCCGCTTCTCGCGCGGCGGTCGAGCCGACCACGTTGGTGACGGCGAGCGATCGCGCACCGCGGCTCGTCGCTTCTCGGACCGCATCGAGCGTATCCGCCGTTTCGCCGCTCTGGGTGACCGCGACGACGAGCGTGTTCTCGTCGACCGGGCCGGACGTCACGTCGTACTCGCTCGCGCGGAGGACTTCCGTCCGGACGCCGGCCGTCCGGAGTAGCTGCCCGCCGTACATCGCCGCGTGATAGGAGGTGCCGCAGGCGACGAACTGGACGGTGTCGACGTCCGCGAACGCCCCGTCCGACAGGTCCTCGAACGCGGCGTCGCCGTCGTCGATCCGACCCTCGATCGCGTTCGAGAGGGCCGTCGGCTGGGTGTGGATCTCCTTGAGCATGTAGTGGTCGTACTCGCCCTTTCCTGCGTCTTCGGGGTCCCAGTCGACGGTGTCGACCGGACGCTCGACCGGGTTCCCCGCCAGGTCGGTGATCCGGTAGGCGTCCGGATCGAGGACGACGAGGTCGCCGTCCTCGAGGTAGATCACGTCCTCGGTGTGATCGAGGAACGCCGGGACGTCGCTGGCGAGGAACCACTCCTCGTCGTCCAGTCCGAGGACGAGCGGCGATCCCTTTCGCGCCGCGTAGACCCGCTCTTCGCCGTCGACGATCGCGGCGATCGCGTAGCTGCCCTCGAGCGTCTCGACGGCTCGGCGGACGGCCGCCTCGGTGTCGCCGATCGTTTCTCGGTACTCGGCGATCAGGTGCGGGATGACCTCCGTGTCGGTGTCGCTTTCGAACTCGTGGCCCTTCGCCTGGAGGTCGGCCCTGAGTTCGTCGTAGTTGTCGATGACGCCGTTGTGGACGACCGCGACGTTACGCGCCATGTCCGTGTGCGGGTGGGCGTTCTCGTCGGTGGGAGGGCCGTGGGTACTCCAGCGGGTGTGGCCGATGCCCATGTTCCCGTGGGGCCGCGAGTCGAGCGTCGATTTGAGGTCGGCCACTTCGCCGGAACACTTGTGGACCTTGACGCCCGAGCCGTTCTGGACGGCGATGCCCGCCGAGTCGTAGCCGCGGTACTCGAGGTTTTCGAGCCCCGAGAGCAGCGTGTCCGCCGCTTCTCCCTGTCCGATGCGCGCGATTATCCCGCACATCAGCCGCTCACCTCCCATCGGACGGCGGTGATCGGTCCCGTCGCGTCACCGACGGGACGGCCCGCGACGAACATCGCCGCGGCCGTGACGGTCGATTCAAGTCGGTTCGAGACCGCTGCCCGAAGTGCAGTGCTGTTCCGTGTCATTGGTATCACCGACCCGCGTCGGTCGTCCACGACTGGACGGGCGGGTCTCTACGCCCACCGATGCCGACAGCGTCCATTACTATACGACCGGTAAGACGGTCGCTATCGGCTGAATAAAGTCGAGTTCGGTTTCACGTCGCGCAATCGCGCTCGTTCGCCGCTCAACCCGGACCGTCGCGGTCCGGAAGAGGCGACGCCCCGGACGCCGCGGAACCGGCGGTCGCGAGACAACGACGGCGCAGCGGTGACGGCCGCGATCGGCGAGGGTCGCGGTCGATTGAGGTGGCGTCCGCCGCTCGTCGTCCGCCGTATTCGTATGACAACTGGACCTCTCTGCTTCGCGAATTCGACGGTGATATGATCGAGATGCAGTACGGGGCCGGGACGAAAATCGATTCCTGGACGTTGCGAGAACTGATGCGCGGCTATTTCGGTACCGATCGAGAAGCGACAGAAGGGAGGAGACGTTGGTAGCGCGTCCGCCTTCTCCGGAGGGTGTCCGGAGGGGAAGGGTGTGTGACAACCGGCTCGGCTCGCGCTCAGGGAAGCGGGTTTTCGACGTCGTCCGACCGGTCTTCGTCCGACGATCCGTCGCGCAAGATGATGACGTTCTCGCGGCCGACCGATCGTTTCTCGATCGTGCCGTCCGCGCTCATCTGCGAGCAGATCCGACTCACTTTCGACTTCGACCACCCGGTTTCGTCCGCAATCTGGTGCTGACGAATGCGTCCCTGATTCGCGACGAGCAGGCGGACTACCCTCCCTTCGTCGCTCAGGAGTTCGGGTGGGGTCTCGGGTGAGAGATAGTGTTCGTACGCCCGGTGGTCGTGGGTGCGTGACCGTTCCGTTTCGTCCGTTGTGTTTGATTCGTCCGATTCGTCCGATTCGTTCGCGTCGGTCGTCGGCGACCGGAGCGGTGCGATTCCGGCGCCGCGTTCCGACAACGCTTCAGCCACTCGAAGCCCGACGAGCCAGCTGATTAGTAGGAACAGCACCGCGATCAGGGCCGTCTCCCAGATCGACGACGCGCGAAGCAGTTGCAGCCAGGACAACGGGCCCCCGGGTCGATCGTCGATCGCCGGGAAAATCGCCCTCGCCGTGATCGCGTGCGCGCCGTGATCGGCGATCGCAGCCGGAGCCGTCTCGATCGAGCGGGTGCTACGAACCGCCTCCAACGGGATTCCGACTCCGATCTGGGAAGTGGACGCCATGGGTTATCGCGGTGTGCTTACGGTCGACGTGCGATCTCGGTGGTCGTCGCGGGCGCCGACCGCACTGGACCTTGGGGGAAGAACCCCTTCATTATAGGTTCGTATAGTGGTGTTTAGCACCTTTCTAAACGTCGGAACCGCCGGTTTTCGCCTTCCCGGTCGTTTTGGCCGCCGACGGCGCCCACAGAAGGGGGATTCTCGCCCGTGTCGCTGCTGCAATCGTTTATCCGCGGTATAGTAAACGGCCCACGTCGGGTTGGACGCTGTTGAGGCACGCCCGCTGATCGCGGGCGCACCAATTCCGAACGGCCACCGTCGCACGATCGCGTGTGACGCTCCATCAGACAACGTCAACCTATGACCACGACACTCAGCGACACGGAAACGCGAGCGGACGAGCGAGCGAACGACGAGCGCGACGAGGGGGTGTCCCGCTCGGAGATCTCTTACGAGCACGCCGCCGAGTCGTCCGCGCGCGAAGCGACGATCTGCGTCGTCGGCCTGGGCTACGTCGGCCTCCCGCTCGCCGTCGGGTTCGCGCAGTCGGACTACCGCGTGATCGGGTACGACGTCGACGAGTCGACGGTCGAACGGCTGCAGGCGGGATTCGACACGACGGGTGACCTCTCGAACGAAGCGGTTCGAAACGACGACATCTCCTACACCACGGACGCGAGCGAGATCGCCGACGCGGATTACGTCATCGTCGCCGTGCCGACGCCGATCGACGACGCCGATCGGCCGGACCTGAGCTACGTTGAGAGCGCCGCGACGACCGTCGGATCGAAGATGAAGCCGGGAACGACTGTCGTTCTCGAGTCGACCGTCTACCCGGGAACGACTCGAGAAGCCCTCGTCCCGGCGCTCGAAGCGGCCTCCGAGCTCACCGCCGGCGAGGATTTCTTCGTCGGCTACTCGCCGGAGCGGGCCACGCCGGGCGATCCCGACCACGGCCTGGCGGACGTCGTTAAAGTCGTCAGCGCGCAGAACGAGACGGTGCTCGACGACGTGGCGACGCTGTACGAGTCGATCGTTGACGCGGGCGTTCACCGCGCCCCGTCGATCGAAGTCGCCGAAGCGTGCAAGGTCGTCGAGAACACCCAGCGCGACGTCAACATCGCGTTCGTCAACGAGCTGTCGATGGCGCTCGAACGGATGGGCGTCGACGCGGAGGCGGTCCTCGAAGCGGCGGGTACGAAGTGGAACTTCCACGACTACCGTCCGGGACTGGTCGGCGGGCACTGCATCCCGGTCGATCCGTACTTCTTCGCGTACCGATCGGCCCGCGACGGGTACGAACCCGAACTCGTGCGCACGAGCCGGCAGGTCAATGAGTCGGTCCCGGACCACGTCGCGAAGCTGACGATCAAGGCCCTCAACGAGTGCAACAAGACCCTGCGCGAGAGTCGCGTGCTGGTCATGGGGCTGGCGTACAAGCCGGGCGTCGGCGACATCCGCAGTTCGAAGGTCTCGAACGTCGTCGACTCGCTTCAGGAGTACGACGTCGACGTCGAGGGCTTCGACCCGTTCGCGGACGACGAGGCGGTTCGGGACGCGTTCGATCTCGACGTCCAGGAGACCCTCACCTTCGAAGGCGTCGACGCGATCCTGCTCGCGACGCCGCACGATGAGTTCGAACAGCTCGATCTCGAGGCCGTGACCGCCGAGCTCGAAGCCGATCCCGCGCTGGTCGACGTGACCGGCGCCCTCGACGAAGCGGCGGCCGTCGAGGCTGGATTCGTCTACCGGAGGTTGTGAACAGATGCCACACCGGCGTCCCTGCGCTCCTCGCGCGGAGGTGGATCGACGATGCGAGCCGTGATAACGATCCAGCACCCCGGCCACGTCCACTTCTTCCGGCATCCGATCGCGGAACTCGAGGCGCGGGGCCACGAGATCCACGTCTTCGCCCGCGAGAACGACGTGGCGATCGACCTCCTCGAGGCGTACGACATCGACCACGAGGTGTTGGCCGGCGAATCGGGCGGATTGCTCTCGCTCGCGGCCGTCCAGGCGACCTACGAGACGCGGCTACTACGACGGGCGCGGCGGATCGATCCCGACGTCATCGCGGCCATCGGCGGCGTCGCCGCCGCCCACGTCGCGTCCGCGTTGCGCACGACGAGCGTCGTCTTCTACGACACGGAACACGCGACGCTGATCACCAGGCTCGGCTATCCGTTCGCGGACGTGATCTGCACGCCGTCGTGCTACCGCGACGAGATCGGACCGAAACAGGTGACGTACCCGGGCTACCACGAACTGGCCTACCTGCACCCCGATCGGTTCGAGCCGGACTCGTCCGTTCGCGAGTCCGTCGGCCTCGAACCTGGCGAGCGGTTCGCCGTCGTTCGCCTCAGCAGCTGGGAGGCGTCCCACGACGTCGGTCACGGCGGGTTCGACGATCCGCGCGAGGTCGTCGAACGGCTCGAAGAGGCGGGTCTCGAGGTCCTGCTCGCCGCGGAGGGGGAGCCGCCGGCCGACCTCGAATCGTACCAGTTCGCGACCTCGCCGGACCGGATGCACGACCTGCTGGCCTGCGCCGACGTCGTGTTGAGCGAGGGGGCGACGACCGCGGCGGAAGCCGCCGTGCTCGGCACGCCGGCGGTGTACGTGAACGCGCTCTCGCTGGGATACACGGCCGACATCGAGGAGTACGGCCTCCTGTTCGGCTACCACGGCGAGTCGCGCCACATCCGCGGGCTCGAACAGGCGGTGGCGATCGCCGAACAGGACGACGCGCCGTGGGAGCGCCTCCGCGATCGATTGCTCGCCGATCGGATCGACGTGACCGAGTTCGTCGTCCGACAGATCGAAAAGCACGCGCGGGCGTCCGCGTCGAACCGATCGACGGCGGCGGCCAACGCGTCCCACTCATGAACGTCCTCCAGCTGGTCACCTCGCCGCGGCCGTTCTTCGACCAGCAGATTTCGGCGCTCGAGGATCGCGGCGTCGACTGTACGGTCCTCCCCGTACCCGGAGAGTACAGCGGCGACTCCTCTCGGTCGCCGACGGACTACGTGCGGTACTATCCTGAGATCCTCTCGGCGGTTCGTTCGACCGAGTACGACCTCGTCCACGCGAACTACGGGCTCGTCGCGCCGTTCGCGCTCGCGCAGCCGACCCGGCCGGTAGTGCTGACCCTGTGGGGGACGGACCTGATGAGCCAGCGGGGGTGGCTCCGGTCGCTCAGCCGCTACGGCGCCCGTCGGGCGGACGCCGCGGTCGTTCCGAGTCGAACCTTATCGCGCGAACTCGAGACCGACCATGAAGTGATCCCGTTCGGCGTCGACACCGACCTGTTCAGGCCGATCGCGCGGGCCGAAGCCCGCGAGCGCGTCGGCTGGGAGACCGACCGCCCGATCGCGCTGTTTCCCTACGACCGGACCCGATCGGTCAAGGACTTTCCGCGGGCGCGCCGCCTCGTCGAGCGGGCCGACGCCGACCTCGAGCTACGGACGGTCTCCGGCGTCGACCACGAGGAGATCCCCTACTACATGAACGCCAGCGACGTCCTGCTGGTCACCTCGAGGCGGGAGAGCGGCCCGATGGTCGTCAAGGAGGCCGCCGCGTGCAACCTGCCGATCGTCTCGACCGACGTCGGCTTCGTCCGCGAAACGATCGACGGCGCGACGAACTGCGTCGTCAGCGACGACGACCGCGACCTGATCGACGGCCTCGAACGAGTCGTCGCCGACGGGGACCGATCCGACGCTCGCGAAGCGCTCGACGGGATCGGTCGCGAGTCGCTGGCCGACGACCTCCTCGGCGTGTATCGCCGGATCCTCGATCGGTCCGAGGGACGGCCCAGTCCAAGGGAGGTGAGCCATGAAATATAGATCGCTCTCCGAACTCCGGCCGCTGCGCCTCGACACGGTGGCGGCGATCGGCGGCCTCCTGATCGCGCTGATGCTGTTGCCGCTGCGGCTGCTGGCGTCGCAGATCTACCTCAACACCGTCCCGGTCGTCCTCGGCACCGCGTGCGCGTTGTACCTCCTCTCGCTCTACCAGGAGGACGACGCGCGGGCGTTCCCGACGCTACCGTCGTCGGTGTCGATGGCGCTCCCGGGCGTCGTCCTGACCGGGCTGGCGGGGCTCGTCGCCCTGACGGTACTCCAGGGGGCGCGAACGGACCTCTTCTTCGCGCTGGCGAGCGTCGTCGGTACGCTCGTGGTCGCGCAGATCGTCTTCACGAGCGATCGCGACTATCACAACGCGCTGGTGTTGCTCCAGATCGTCCTGTTCGCGCTCGTCTTCCGGTTCACCGCTCTGTACGCGACGCCTGGATACGTCGGAATCGACGTCTGGACGCACACGGAACTGATAGAGGGGATCCTCTCGGAGCGATCGCTCGGCGCGATCTCGGACGACAAGCACTACGCGTCGCCGTTCTACCATCTGCTGGTCGCGGCATCGGCGCTGCTGTACGACGTTCCGGTGCGGACCGCGCTGTTCCTCTCGATCGGCCTCGCGATGCCGCTGTCGATCCTGCTGGTCTACGCCGGCACGAACCTGCTCGTCTCGGAGCGGTGGGCGACGCTCGCGGCCGCGTTCTACGCGTTCGCAAGCCACGTCGTGATGTGGGGGATCCACCTCATCCCCACGAGCCTCGGGCTGGTGTTCTTCCTCGGGTTGGTGTACGCGCTGATCCGGGTAATGCGGATCGAGTACACGATCCGGGACTTCTCGGTGTTGCTCCTGTTGAGCGTCGCCGTGATCCTCACCCACCAGGTGTCGACGTTCATCACGCTCGTGTTGTTGCTGGCGGCGTTCATCGCTCAGGTGGTGTTCGTCGTCGGCCCGCTCGGGCTGACGCGGCTCGACGCGAACGTCTTCCGGGCGAAGAAGCCGGTCAACCTCGTCGGGCTCGTCGTCTTCAACGTCGGGCTGACGATCTTCGTCTGGTCGCTGACGCCCTACCGGAAGAACTCGTTTCTGGAGACGGTCCTGAGCTTCTTCGCCCAGACCGTCAAGGAGAGCGCCGGCTTCCTCAACATCGCAAGCGGGTCGGGCGACCCCGCCGAGGCGGGCGGCCCCGACGGCCCGCCCACACTGCTCGAACAGCTCGTTCCCTACGTGGACAACCTCGGGTTTCTGTTATTGCTCGGCGCCACGTTCGTGGGTTGCCTGTACATCGTCCACCGTCGACGCGCCGAGCAGTCGGTGTTCACGCTCATGCTGGCCGCGGCGTTCATGCTGGTGTTCGTCATGGGCTTCCCGATGTTCGGGATCCACACGTTCATCCCGACGCGCTGGTTCGCGTTCCTCTACGCGCCGATGGCGATCCTCGGCGCGATCGGACTGCGAACGCTCAGCGGAACGCTCACGCCGAAGCTCGTCGTCTCCGTGCTGCTGTTGTTCGTGCTGGTGTATCCGGGAGCGATGGTGCTCGCCGCCGAGAGCAACATCGACAACCCCGTCTTCGACGATCAGCACGAACGGCTGGCCTACGACGAGTCGGAACTCGCGGCGGCCCGATCGATCGCCGAGTTGACCGGCTCGCCGGACGGCAGCGAGATCCGTCCCGATCAGCGACTGTACACCGATCACCCGTACCAGACGCTGCTCGATCGAACGGGCGCGTATCCGTCGACGACGACGGCGACAGTACCGGAAAACGGGAGTGCCACGCACAATTATACGGTCTACCGGACGACCCAGTCGTCCGACGCGATCTACTTCGACGACGAGAATGGGTACGGCCGGATCGAACAGATCTCGCGAGAGCGGCTGTGCCGGCCGGGGCAGGCGACAGTCTACACGAACGGCGACGTGACGATGTGCACGCCGTCGCCGGCGTCCGGCTAACGTCGGATGCTCTTTCTCCGGGCGCTACCGACGCGAGCACCGCGGATCGTCGGTAGCGATCGCGTCGGAACCGACTCCCGCGAGCCGTCGTCGACGGCCGATCGTCGAGTCGGATAGAAGGCGTTTCGATCGCCCGGTCAGGGAAGGACAGGTGCCCCACGTCGCCACGCGCTCGCGTCCCGTTCGAAGCAACTGTGCGGCGTCTGAGGCAGGTTCCGGCCGGGGATCCCTTGCTCCATCGTGTGATTTCGAAAAGCGTCTCAGCGGAGATCCTCGACGGCTTTTGATCTGACGAATCGATCGTCACTCTCGGACTCGCGCGGGATGGCTCGCCGGCGGTCGTCGCGACCTGCCAGCGAACGACCCGCGGGCGACGATCGCCGTCTCGAACGGGTCATCGACGAGATGCGAACGAGATGCGGCGACGGACGCCCCGTCGGACCGTGATCGCCCCATCAACGGTGGCGAGCGCCGCGAGAGCGAGTAACGGAACGACGGACAGTCGATCGAGTGCAGTCACCGGTGGCGACCCCAAGTCAGAGAAAACGAGTCATCGACGACGTGGGGAGGTTGCGGACCGAGGACGACAGCGTCCGCCTCGACGGCCGTAGTGGGCCGTCACAGCACCACGTTCGTACGCGGCGAGCGCAGGAGATGCGCGAACGCGAGGTTCTCTCACGGCCGCAGCTACTCGACCACGATCGGGAGGTGAACGGCGCGGTACGCGTTTTCGGTGCTGGGTTCGGCCGGCGGTTCGTCCTCGTAGAGGAGCAGGGTCAGCCGGAGGTCCTCGCCCTCCATCGTCGGCGTGATTTCGAGCGTCTGCCGGTGCGTCTCGCCGTCGGGCACGGTCGCCGACTGCCGGTCCAGTTCGTTCGCCTCGTGAACGGTCACGTTATCCCCCTCGTAGCTCACCCGTTCGAGCAAGACCACGGTCGTGTACGTCCGCTCCTTGTGTTCCCGGTTCGTGATCGTCGCCTCCAGTTCTTGCGTCTCACCGGCGCTGTACGTCGAGTTGTAGATCGTCTCGACATCCCCGGTGACCTCCTCCGTGTTTATCGAGAACTCGGTGAATCCGTCGTGCTGTGGCGGGTTGGCGACTGCGAAGCCGCCGCTCACGGCCAGCAGAACCAACCCGATCGCGATCGCCG
It includes:
- a CDS encoding glycosyltransferase family 39 protein, which translates into the protein MKYRSLSELRPLRLDTVAAIGGLLIALMLLPLRLLASQIYLNTVPVVLGTACALYLLSLYQEDDARAFPTLPSSVSMALPGVVLTGLAGLVALTVLQGARTDLFFALASVVGTLVVAQIVFTSDRDYHNALVLLQIVLFALVFRFTALYATPGYVGIDVWTHTELIEGILSERSLGAISDDKHYASPFYHLLVAASALLYDVPVRTALFLSIGLAMPLSILLVYAGTNLLVSERWATLAAAFYAFASHVVMWGIHLIPTSLGLVFFLGLVYALIRVMRIEYTIRDFSVLLLLSVAVILTHQVSTFITLVLLLAAFIAQVVFVVGPLGLTRLDANVFRAKKPVNLVGLVVFNVGLTIFVWSLTPYRKNSFLETVLSFFAQTVKESAGFLNIASGSGDPAEAGGPDGPPTLLEQLVPYVDNLGFLLLLGATFVGCLYIVHRRRAEQSVFTLMLAAAFMLVFVMGFPMFGIHTFIPTRWFAFLYAPMAILGAIGLRTLSGTLTPKLVVSVLLLFVLVYPGAMVLAAESNIDNPVFDDQHERLAYDESELAAARSIAELTGSPDGSEIRPDQRLYTDHPYQTLLDRTGAYPSTTTATVPENGSATHNYTVYRTTQSSDAIYFDDENGYGRIEQISRERLCRPGQATVYTNGDVTMCTPSPASG
- a CDS encoding nucleotide sugar dehydrogenase: MTTTLSDTETRADERANDERDEGVSRSEISYEHAAESSAREATICVVGLGYVGLPLAVGFAQSDYRVIGYDVDESTVERLQAGFDTTGDLSNEAVRNDDISYTTDASEIADADYVIVAVPTPIDDADRPDLSYVESAATTVGSKMKPGTTVVLESTVYPGTTREALVPALEAASELTAGEDFFVGYSPERATPGDPDHGLADVVKVVSAQNETVLDDVATLYESIVDAGVHRAPSIEVAEACKVVENTQRDVNIAFVNELSMALERMGVDAEAVLEAAGTKWNFHDYRPGLVGGHCIPVDPYFFAYRSARDGYEPELVRTSRQVNESVPDHVAKLTIKALNECNKTLRESRVLVMGLAYKPGVGDIRSSKVSNVVDSLQEYDVDVEGFDPFADDEAVRDAFDLDVQETLTFEGVDAILLATPHDEFEQLDLEAVTAELEADPALVDVTGALDEAAAVEAGFVYRRL
- the glmS gene encoding glutamine--fructose-6-phosphate transaminase (isomerizing); the encoded protein is MCGIIARIGQGEAADTLLSGLENLEYRGYDSAGIAVQNGSGVKVHKCSGEVADLKSTLDSRPHGNMGIGHTRWSTHGPPTDENAHPHTDMARNVAVVHNGVIDNYDELRADLQAKGHEFESDTDTEVIPHLIAEYRETIGDTEAAVRRAVETLEGSYAIAAIVDGEERVYAARKGSPLVLGLDDEEWFLASDVPAFLDHTEDVIYLEDGDLVVLDPDAYRITDLAGNPVERPVDTVDWDPEDAGKGEYDHYMLKEIHTQPTALSNAIEGRIDDGDAAFEDLSDGAFADVDTVQFVACGTSYHAAMYGGQLLRTAGVRTEVLRASEYDVTSGPVDENTLVVAVTQSGETADTLDAVREATSRGARSLAVTNVVGSTAAREADDAIYIRAGPEVGVAATKTYSSQAVTLALLTQRIAADIPDATPAADREAMFDALADLPRHVETVLETTDAEALAREYFDSESYFFIGNGFGHSVALEGALKFKEITYEHAEGFASGELKHGPLALVTEESPVFAVYTGGDDEKTKTNAIEAQSRGAPIVAVGPEDHPLVDVADAHLSVPDTHPVWAGLLANVQLQLLSYHAAKLLDRPIDKPRNLAKSVTVE
- a CDS encoding helix-turn-helix transcriptional regulator, whose protein sequence is MASTSQIGVGIPLEAVRSTRSIETAPAAIADHGAHAITARAIFPAIDDRPGGPLSWLQLLRASSIWETALIAVLFLLISWLVGLRVAEALSERGAGIAPLRSPTTDANESDESDESNTTDETERSRTHDHRAYEHYLSPETPPELLSDEGRVVRLLVANQGRIRQHQIADETGWSKSKVSRICSQMSADGTIEKRSVGRENVIILRDGSSDEDRSDDVENPLP
- a CDS encoding glycosyltransferase is translated as MNVLQLVTSPRPFFDQQISALEDRGVDCTVLPVPGEYSGDSSRSPTDYVRYYPEILSAVRSTEYDLVHANYGLVAPFALAQPTRPVVLTLWGTDLMSQRGWLRSLSRYGARRADAAVVPSRTLSRELETDHEVIPFGVDTDLFRPIARAEARERVGWETDRPIALFPYDRTRSVKDFPRARRLVERADADLELRTVSGVDHEEIPYYMNASDVLLVTSRRESGPMVVKEAAACNLPIVSTDVGFVRETIDGATNCVVSDDDRDLIDGLERVVADGDRSDAREALDGIGRESLADDLLGVYRRILDRSEGRPSPREVSHEI
- a CDS encoding DUF354 domain-containing protein — protein: MRAVITIQHPGHVHFFRHPIAELEARGHEIHVFARENDVAIDLLEAYDIDHEVLAGESGGLLSLAAVQATYETRLLRRARRIDPDVIAAIGGVAAAHVASALRTTSVVFYDTEHATLITRLGYPFADVICTPSCYRDEIGPKQVTYPGYHELAYLHPDRFEPDSSVRESVGLEPGERFAVVRLSSWEASHDVGHGGFDDPREVVERLEEAGLEVLLAAEGEPPADLESYQFATSPDRMHDLLACADVVLSEGATTAAEAAVLGTPAVYVNALSLGYTADIEEYGLLFGYHGESRHIRGLEQAVAIAEQDDAPWERLRDRLLADRIDVTEFVVRQIEKHARASASNRSTAAANASHS